The Deinococcus multiflagellatus genome includes the window CACGGCCTCGTTGGCGCCGCCATGCAGCGGGCCCTTGAGCGCGCCAATGGCGCTGGTGATGCACGAGTACATGTCCGACAGCGTGGAGGCCGTGGCAATCGCCGTGAAGGTGCTGGCGTTCATGCCGTGGTCCACATGGAGTACCAGGGCAATGTCGAACAGCCGGGCCTGCTCGGCAGTGGGCTCCTTGCCGCTCAGCATGTACAGGTAGTTGCCCGCGTGGGTCAGGTCCATGCGCGGCGCCACGATGGCCTGGCCGTCCTGCGCGCGGTTGATCGCGGCGATGATGGTGGCGAACTGCGCGATCATGCGCGTGGCGATGGCGCGGCGGCCTTCGGGGCTGGTGTCTTCGGCCTGGGGGTCCAGCAGGCCCAGGTACGACACGGCGGTGCGCAGCGCCTGCATGGGGTGAATGCCTTTCGGCATCGCCTGAATCACGCTGATCAGGGCTTCGGGAATGGCGCGGTTGGCCTTCAGCTCGGCGTCAAAGGCCGCCAGTTCGGCCGCCGTGGGCAGGTGGCCGTTCAGCAGCGCCAGCGACAGTTCTTCAAAGGTGCTGTTCTCGGCCCACTCCTGAATGGGAATGCCCAGGTGGGTCAGAATCCCTTCGGTGCCGTTGATGAACGTGAGTTTGCTTTCCGTAAAGAGGACGCCCTCAAGCCCTTTGGCGATATTCGTCATGATGCTGCGAGCATAGCACCGCGCCGCTTTCCCGCCGCCCCCGCCTCACGTTCCCGCAGGGGTGACAGAGCCCGCCGGTACAATGCCGGGCGATGACGGCTTCCCCCTCCTCTGTCACCCTGGCCCTGGACACGGCCACCCCCTGGCTGACCCTGGCCCTGGTGTGGCCCGGCGGTGAGCTGAGTGTGTCACGCGAGGTGGGCCGCGCCCACGCCGAACTGCTGCCCCAGGCCGCCCGCACCCTGTTTGACGATGTGGGCCTGCCCTTCCGCGCCGACCTGATCGTGATTGGCACCGGCCCCGGTTCCTATACCGGCGTGCGGGTGGGCGCCAGCTACGCCCTGGGCCTGGGCCGGGTGTGGAGCGCACCCGTGCTGGGCGTCAGCACCTTAGAAGCCCTGGTGCGCGGCGAGGGCAAGCAGGGCGTGTCCCTGGACGCCCGCAAGGGCAACGTGTACGGCGCCGTGTACGAGGTCCAGAGCGGCGTGGTACACACCCGCCTGCACGACCCCGCCCGCCTCCCCCTGCCCGACTTCCAGGCCATCTTAGGCGACACCCCCCACCACCACGACGGGGCCCCGGACGGCCTGGCCCTGCTGCGCGCCGGCGTGGCCCACGGGCAGCGGGAGTGGGCG containing:
- a CDS encoding citrate/2-methylcitrate synthase; protein product: MTNIAKGLEGVLFTESKLTFINGTEGILTHLGIPIQEWAENSTFEELSLALLNGHLPTAAELAAFDAELKANRAIPEALISVIQAMPKGIHPMQALRTAVSYLGLLDPQAEDTSPEGRRAIATRMIAQFATIIAAINRAQDGQAIVAPRMDLTHAGNYLYMLSGKEPTAEQARLFDIALVLHVDHGMNASTFTAIATASTLSDMYSCITSAIGALKGPLHGGANEAVMDMLDEVGTPDKAEAYITKKLDNKEKIMGVGHRVYKYFDPRSRVLRDYAEHVANKEGKSNYYQILETIEKVVVDRIGAKGIYPNVDFYSGTVYSDLGIKKEFFTPIFALARISGWCASVIEYTRDNRLLRPDAVYTGERDAKYVKLQDRG
- the tsaB gene encoding tRNA (adenosine(37)-N6)-threonylcarbamoyltransferase complex dimerization subunit type 1 TsaB, translated to MTASPSSVTLALDTATPWLTLALVWPGGELSVSREVGRAHAELLPQAARTLFDDVGLPFRADLIVIGTGPGSYTGVRVGASYALGLGRVWSAPVLGVSTLEALVRGEGKQGVSLDARKGNVYGAVYEVQSGVVHTRLHDPARLPLPDFQAILGDTPHHHDGAPDGLALLRAGVAHGQREWALAYL